In Neorhizobium sp. NCHU2750, a single genomic region encodes these proteins:
- a CDS encoding electron transfer flavoprotein-ubiquinone oxidoreductase: MSEEMELPERESMEFDVVIVGAGPAGLSAAIRLKQVNPDLTVVVLEKGSEVGAHILSGAVVDPVGIDALLPDWREDDSHPFKTEVTDDQFLFLTGSSAIRLPNIAMPPLMNNHGKYIVSLGNVCRWLAGKAEELGVEIYPGFAASEVLYDEDGRVIGVATGDMGIEKNGEPGPNYTRGMALLGKYTLIGEGVRGSLAKQLIERFALSKDRDVQKFGIGIKELWEVKPEKHKQGLVQHSFGWPLDLKTGGGSFLYHLEDNLVAVGFVLHLNYKNPYLFPFEEFQRFKTHPAIRGTFEGAKRISYGARAITEGGYQSVPKLSFPGGALIGCSAGFVNVPRIKGSHNAVLSGILAADKLAAAIADGRANDEVVEIETAWRDGPIGKDLKLVRNVKPLWSKFGTIIGISLGGLDMWTNQLFGFSLFGTLKHGKTDAASLEPASKHSKIDYPKPDGVLTFDRLSSVFLSNTNHEEGQPVHLKVKDMALQKRSEHDIFAGPSTRYCPAGVYEWREQDGEETYVINAQNCVHCKTCDIKDPNQNINWVPPQGGEGPVYPNM, translated from the coding sequence ATGAGCGAAGAGATGGAACTTCCCGAACGGGAATCGATGGAATTCGACGTTGTAATCGTCGGCGCGGGTCCGGCCGGCCTGTCTGCGGCGATCCGGCTGAAACAGGTCAACCCGGATCTGACGGTGGTCGTGCTGGAAAAGGGCTCGGAAGTCGGCGCCCATATCCTGTCGGGCGCAGTGGTCGATCCGGTCGGCATCGATGCGCTTTTGCCCGACTGGCGCGAGGATGACAGCCATCCGTTCAAGACCGAGGTCACCGACGACCAGTTTCTCTTCCTGACCGGCTCGAGCGCCATCCGCCTGCCGAATATCGCCATGCCGCCGCTGATGAACAATCACGGCAAGTATATCGTCTCGCTCGGTAATGTCTGTCGCTGGCTGGCGGGCAAGGCGGAGGAGCTCGGCGTCGAGATCTATCCGGGCTTTGCCGCATCCGAAGTGCTTTATGACGAGGACGGCCGCGTCATCGGGGTGGCGACCGGCGACATGGGCATCGAGAAGAACGGCGAGCCCGGCCCGAATTATACCCGCGGCATGGCGCTTCTGGGCAAATATACGCTGATCGGCGAGGGCGTGCGCGGTTCGCTCGCCAAGCAGCTGATCGAAAGGTTCGCGCTGTCGAAGGACCGCGACGTCCAGAAGTTCGGCATCGGCATCAAGGAACTGTGGGAAGTAAAGCCCGAGAAGCACAAGCAGGGCCTCGTGCAGCATTCCTTCGGCTGGCCGCTCGACCTGAAGACCGGTGGCGGCTCCTTCCTCTATCACCTGGAAGACAATCTCGTCGCCGTCGGCTTCGTCCTGCATCTCAACTACAAGAACCCCTATCTCTTCCCCTTCGAGGAGTTCCAGCGGTTCAAGACCCATCCGGCCATCCGCGGCACGTTCGAGGGCGCCAAGCGCATCTCCTATGGTGCGCGCGCGATCACCGAGGGCGGCTACCAGTCGGTTCCCAAACTCTCCTTCCCCGGCGGGGCGCTGATCGGCTGTTCGGCGGGCTTCGTCAACGTGCCGCGCATCAAGGGATCGCACAATGCGGTCCTGTCGGGCATTCTGGCGGCCGACAAGCTTGCCGCAGCGATTGCCGATGGCCGTGCCAATGATGAGGTCGTCGAGATCGAGACCGCATGGCGCGACGGCCCGATCGGCAAAGACCTGAAGCTTGTGCGCAACGTCAAGCCGCTCTGGTCGAAGTTCGGCACCATCATCGGCATCTCGCTCGGCGGGCTCGACATGTGGACCAACCAGCTGTTCGGCTTCTCGCTGTTCGGCACGCTGAAGCATGGCAAGACCGATGCGGCCTCGCTCGAGCCGGCCTCGAAACACAGCAAGATCGACTATCCGAAGCCGGATGGCGTGTTGACCTTCGACCGCCTGTCGTCCGTCTTCCTCTCCAACACCAATCATGAGGAAGGCCAGCCGGTCCACCTGAAGGTGAAGGATATGGCGCTGCAGAAGCGTTCGGAACACGATATCTTCGCCGGCCCGTCGACCCGCTACTGTCCGGCCGGCGTCTATGAATGGCGCGAGCAGGATGGTGAGGAGACCTACGTCATCAACGCGCAGAACTGCGTCCACTGCAAGACCTGCGACATCAAGGACCCCAACCAGAACATCAATTGGGTTCCCCCGCAGGGCGGCGAGGGGCCTGTCTATCCCAATATGTGA
- a CDS encoding SDR family oxidoreductase — translation MDLGISGKRALVLASSRGLGLGIATALANEGVNVLLVGRSGDRLAENCKAINSAGKGKADWVWGDLAEENFVEAMTAAVKEKLGGIDILVNNTGGPTPGGAQDMSADKLDTFFQSMVLRVITLTNAFLPQMKEQGWGRILTVASSGVLEPIPNLALSNTLRGALVGWNKTLSSEVAGSGITANMLLPGRILTDRIQELDDANAKRLGKSAGEIREASVKTIPAGRLGTVEEFGAAGAFLCSEPASYITGTMLRVDGGAARSL, via the coding sequence ATGGATCTTGGAATTTCAGGCAAGAGGGCTCTCGTACTCGCCTCGTCGCGCGGACTGGGCCTTGGGATCGCGACCGCGCTCGCCAACGAGGGTGTCAACGTCCTTCTGGTCGGACGTTCCGGCGACAGGCTTGCCGAAAACTGCAAGGCGATCAATTCGGCCGGCAAAGGAAAGGCCGACTGGGTGTGGGGCGACCTGGCCGAGGAGAATTTCGTCGAAGCGATGACGGCTGCGGTCAAGGAGAAGCTCGGCGGCATCGACATCCTGGTCAACAATACCGGTGGCCCGACGCCCGGCGGTGCACAGGACATGAGCGCCGACAAGCTCGATACCTTCTTCCAGTCCATGGTGCTGCGGGTCATCACGCTGACCAACGCCTTCCTGCCGCAGATGAAGGAACAGGGTTGGGGCCGCATCCTGACCGTCGCCTCCTCGGGCGTCCTTGAGCCGATCCCGAACCTTGCGCTTTCCAACACGCTGCGCGGCGCGCTGGTCGGCTGGAACAAGACGCTGTCGAGCGAAGTTGCCGGTTCGGGCATCACCGCCAACATGCTACTTCCCGGCCGCATCCTGACCGACCGTATCCAGGAACTCGACGACGCCAATGCCAAGCGGCTCGGCAAGAGCGCCGGGGAGATCCGCGAAGCTTCGGTCAAGACCATTCCCGCAGGACGGCTCGGCACGGTCGAGGAGTTCGGCGCGGCCGGCGCCTTCCTCTGCTCTGAGCCGGCAAGCTACATCACCGGCACGATGCTGCGCGTCGATGGCGGTGCGGCACGTTCTCTCTGA
- a CDS encoding efflux RND transporter periplasmic adaptor subunit, translating to MKKTWPLAIIILAAGVAAWEFRDQIPYLSGLTTPKDSGQQAAETGGGQNAQTHGHGAGGQPPVVKTVEATMGVLPLDVTATGAADADANTTIAAQEAGLVMNIEAHDGDVVKQGDLIAKLDDRTAKADRDKDKAVLLRDQATLAQAETALTRAQNLVDRNAGTQQSLDEARAARDTAAATIESDKASIAADEIVVEHTEIRAPFDGRLGDITPSVGAYLTAGSAVVTIAKYDPIYVNFHIPEGYMEEIRKGFAAGNVTVDALAQDSDEKPLTGKLNFFDNTVDSASGTILAKARFDNPNGSLWPGQSVNVVVHFQSDQQQLVVPTVAVQPGPTSSFVYTVGDDKKVHMTPVTVARANGNRTAIAKGLSEGTHVVVEGQVQLSNGATVHEEFGPNQTSGTADKKSDDGSIVVGDAL from the coding sequence ATGAAGAAGACATGGCCTCTTGCAATTATCATTCTCGCAGCGGGCGTCGCCGCGTGGGAATTTCGCGATCAGATACCCTACCTGTCAGGTCTGACGACACCGAAGGATAGCGGCCAGCAGGCGGCCGAGACCGGCGGCGGACAAAACGCTCAAACCCACGGCCATGGTGCCGGCGGGCAGCCTCCCGTCGTCAAGACGGTCGAGGCGACCATGGGCGTACTGCCGCTGGACGTAACGGCGACGGGAGCTGCGGATGCAGATGCCAACACCACGATCGCGGCGCAGGAGGCCGGTCTGGTGATGAATATCGAGGCGCATGACGGCGACGTGGTCAAGCAGGGCGACCTGATCGCCAAACTCGACGACCGCACCGCCAAGGCCGATCGCGACAAGGACAAGGCCGTGCTTCTGCGCGACCAGGCGACGCTCGCCCAGGCCGAGACGGCACTGACCCGTGCCCAGAACCTCGTCGATCGCAACGCCGGCACGCAGCAGTCGCTCGACGAGGCCCGTGCCGCACGCGATACGGCCGCCGCCACGATCGAAAGCGACAAGGCATCGATCGCCGCCGACGAGATCGTCGTCGAGCATACCGAGATCCGGGCGCCGTTCGACGGCCGCCTCGGCGATATCACGCCAAGCGTCGGCGCCTATCTCACCGCAGGCTCGGCCGTGGTGACGATCGCCAAATACGACCCGATCTACGTCAATTTCCATATTCCGGAAGGTTACATGGAGGAAATCCGCAAGGGCTTTGCCGCCGGCAATGTCACGGTCGATGCGCTGGCGCAGGATTCCGACGAGAAGCCGCTGACCGGCAAGCTGAACTTCTTCGACAACACGGTCGATTCCGCCTCCGGAACCATTCTCGCCAAGGCCCGTTTCGACAATCCGAACGGCTCGCTGTGGCCCGGCCAGTCGGTCAATGTCGTGGTGCATTTCCAGAGCGACCAGCAGCAGCTCGTCGTCCCGACCGTCGCCGTACAGCCCGGCCCGACCTCCTCCTTCGTCTATACGGTCGGCGACGACAAGAAGGTGCATATGACGCCGGTGACCGTCGCGCGTGCCAACGGCAACAGGACAGCAATCGCCAAGGGTCTGAGCGAAGGCACCCATGTGGTGGTCGAGGGCCAGGTGCAGCTCAGCAACGGTGCCACCGTGCATGAGGAATTCGGTCCCAACCAGACAAGCGGTACCGCCGACAAGAAGAGCGATGACGGCTCGATCGTGGTAGGAGATGCGCTATGA